A genomic region of Mycobacterium senriense contains the following coding sequences:
- a CDS encoding pyridoxamine 5'-phosphate oxidase family protein yields MTDDGVTVLPVHECWELLGSLALGRLVTYADGQPDIFPVNYVVQRRTVLFRTAAGTKLVSSAIDNRVLFEVDDHNVAEAWSVIVRGTARSLRTPEELEEAERAQVLPWTRPEKTHYVRIVPQSVTGRRFQFGSPPGDV; encoded by the coding sequence ATGACCGACGACGGAGTCACCGTCCTGCCGGTGCACGAGTGCTGGGAGCTCCTGGGCAGCCTGGCGCTGGGCCGGCTGGTCACCTACGCCGACGGTCAGCCCGACATCTTTCCGGTCAACTACGTCGTCCAGCGCCGGACCGTGCTGTTCCGCACCGCGGCCGGAACCAAGCTCGTCAGCTCCGCGATCGACAATCGGGTGCTCTTCGAGGTCGACGACCACAACGTCGCCGAGGCATGGAGCGTGATCGTCCGCGGCACCGCGCGGTCGCTGCGCACCCCTGAGGAGCTCGAAGAGGCCGAGCGCGCGCAGGTGTTGCCGTGGACCAGGCCGGAAAAGACGCACTATGTCCGCATCGTTCCGCAGAGCGTCACCGGCCGCCGGTTCCAGTTCGGGTCACCGCCGGGTGACGTTTAG
- a CDS encoding response regulator: MVKVFLVDDHEVVRRGLSDLLASDPDLQIVGEAGTVAEAKARIPALQPDVAVLDVRLPDGNGIELCRDLVSDHPDLRCLMLTSFTSDEAMLEAILAGASGFVVKDIKGMELAHAIKEVGAGKSLLDNRAAAALMAKLRGTTTRDDPLSGLTEQERTLLGLLSEGLTNRQIAARMFLAEKTVKNYVSRLLAKLGMERRTQAAVFASKLNQRSGPPSTAPDWSG, from the coding sequence ATGGTCAAGGTGTTCCTGGTCGACGACCACGAAGTCGTCCGCCGCGGTCTTTCCGATCTGCTCGCTTCCGACCCCGATCTCCAGATCGTCGGCGAGGCGGGCACGGTGGCGGAGGCAAAAGCCCGGATACCGGCGCTGCAGCCCGACGTGGCCGTGCTCGACGTTCGCCTGCCCGATGGCAATGGCATCGAACTGTGCCGCGACCTGGTATCGGATCATCCCGACCTGCGCTGCCTCATGTTGACGTCGTTCACGTCCGACGAGGCGATGCTCGAGGCGATCCTGGCCGGTGCCAGCGGATTCGTCGTCAAGGACATCAAGGGCATGGAGCTGGCGCACGCGATCAAGGAGGTGGGTGCCGGTAAGTCGCTGCTGGACAACCGGGCGGCCGCGGCGCTGATGGCGAAGCTGCGCGGCACGACCACGCGCGACGACCCGCTGTCCGGACTCACCGAGCAGGAACGCACGTTGCTCGGACTGCTCAGCGAAGGATTGACCAACCGCCAGATCGCCGCGCGGATGTTCCTCGCGGAGAAGACGGTGAAGAACTACGTGTCGCGGTTGTTGGCCAAACTCGGCATGGAGCGCCGCACCCAGGCGGCGGTGTTCGCGTCGAAACTCAATCAGCGGTCCGGCCCACCGTCGACGGCGCCGGACTGGTCTGGGTGA
- a CDS encoding metal-dependent hydrolase: MFTVDDKATGPHDASLDHERIVLQARDVDFDWSTLPFYYVPNEPFTTHFCNVLHLLLPAGEEFIVDAFKDTLPLIKDDQLRRDVQGFISQEAMHSQAHAGVLGHFAVKDIDVTPFTDQMRWLFGQLIGDRPRWSPRRRQSWLLERVSMVAALEHYTAILGEWILDTPQHDAMGTDPVMLDLLRWHGAEEVEHKAVAFDTMKHLRAGYWRQVRTQLLITPALLWLFVRGVRFMYSVDPYLPPGTKPRWRDYFRAARRGLVPGPFQFLRVIGAYYTPSFHPSQLGGVGRAVDYLARSPAARASH; this comes from the coding sequence ATGTTCACCGTCGATGACAAGGCAACCGGCCCGCACGACGCTTCGCTCGACCACGAGCGGATCGTCCTGCAGGCGCGTGACGTCGACTTCGACTGGTCGACGCTGCCGTTCTACTACGTGCCCAACGAGCCCTTCACCACCCACTTCTGCAACGTGCTGCACCTGTTGCTGCCGGCGGGTGAGGAGTTCATCGTCGACGCCTTCAAGGACACCTTGCCGCTGATCAAAGACGATCAACTGCGGCGGGATGTGCAGGGATTCATCAGCCAGGAGGCCATGCATTCCCAGGCGCACGCGGGGGTGCTCGGACATTTCGCGGTCAAAGACATCGACGTGACGCCGTTCACCGACCAAATGCGTTGGCTGTTCGGCCAACTCATCGGCGACCGGCCGCGATGGAGTCCGCGCCGTCGCCAAAGCTGGTTGCTCGAGCGGGTATCGATGGTGGCCGCACTCGAGCACTACACCGCCATTCTGGGCGAATGGATTCTCGACACCCCTCAGCACGACGCCATGGGCACCGACCCGGTGATGCTGGACCTGTTGCGCTGGCACGGCGCCGAGGAAGTCGAGCACAAGGCGGTCGCCTTCGACACCATGAAGCACCTGCGCGCCGGGTACTGGCGGCAGGTGCGCACCCAGCTGCTGATCACACCGGCGCTGCTGTGGTTGTTCGTCCGCGGTGTGCGGTTCATGTACTCCGTCGATCCCTACCTGCCGCCCGGCACCAAGCCGCGGTGGCGGGACTACTTCCGCGCTGCACGCCGGGGTTTGGTTCCCGGGCCATTCCAGTTCCTGCGGGTCATCGGCGCCTACTACACCCCGAGTTTCCATCCCTCCCAACTGGGCGGGGTGGGTCGCGCGGTCGACTACCTGGCCCGCTCACCCGCCGCCCGCGCGTCGCACTGA
- a CDS encoding Acg family FMN-binding oxidoreductase yields MDSHFPNAGTIRTALTLASRAPSVHNTQPWRWRVDAASLQLYADPGRQLPNTDPEGRDLILSCGTALHHCVAAFAAVGWRSRVSRLPNADDPTHLATIELSPQVADYVDVALAAAIPRRRTDRRHYSSWPVPMGDIALMAARAARSGVTLCQVEDIDRLHDIVVESVRDHLTQDYLAELTAWSGRYFSVAGVPARNTPISDPDAKIPSRLFAGAVLPMAPDSSSADDNSVVLALGTRHDDRLAQLRAGEATSVALLTATSTGLASCPVTEPLEMPATREAVRSDIFGDNNYPQMLLRVGWAPINADPLPATPRRDLGDFVEWAN; encoded by the coding sequence ATGGACAGCCACTTTCCGAACGCCGGCACGATCCGGACCGCCCTGACTTTGGCGTCGCGCGCGCCGTCGGTGCACAACACCCAACCCTGGCGGTGGCGCGTCGACGCGGCGAGCCTGCAGCTGTACGCCGATCCGGGCCGGCAACTGCCCAACACCGACCCCGAGGGCCGCGACTTGATCCTCAGTTGCGGCACGGCGCTGCATCACTGCGTTGCGGCGTTCGCGGCGGTGGGATGGCGCTCCCGGGTGAGCCGGTTGCCGAACGCCGACGACCCCACCCACCTCGCCACGATCGAGCTGTCCCCTCAGGTCGCCGACTACGTCGACGTCGCACTCGCGGCCGCAATCCCGCGGCGGCGCACCGATCGCCGCCACTACAGCTCCTGGCCGGTGCCCATGGGTGATATCGCCCTGATGGCGGCGCGCGCCGCCCGCTCCGGCGTCACGCTGTGCCAGGTGGAAGACATCGACAGGCTGCACGACATCGTCGTCGAATCCGTCCGCGATCACCTGACCCAGGACTATCTCGCCGAGCTCACGGCGTGGAGCGGGCGCTACTTCTCGGTCGCGGGTGTTCCCGCCCGCAATACGCCGATATCCGATCCGGACGCCAAGATCCCGAGTCGCCTGTTCGCCGGCGCGGTCCTGCCGATGGCACCGGATTCGTCCTCGGCCGACGACAACTCCGTGGTGCTCGCGCTCGGCACCCGCCACGACGACCGGCTGGCGCAGCTGCGTGCCGGGGAAGCCACCAGTGTCGCGCTGCTCACCGCGACGTCGACGGGACTGGCCAGTTGCCCGGTCACCGAACCCCTGGAGATGCCCGCAACCCGCGAAGCGGTCCGCTCCGACATCTTCGGCGACAACAACTACCCGCAGATGCTGCTTCGGGTGGGCTGGGCGCCGATCAACGCCGACCCGCTGCCGGCGACGCCGCGACGCGACCTCGGCGACTTCGTCGAGTGGGCGAACTGA
- a CDS encoding alpha/beta fold hydrolase, whose amino-acid sequence MTTEVASTAVAASDGVRLAVHTYTDIDPGRPTILAIHGYPDNHHVWDGVATALGRRFNVVAYDVRGAGQSSTPADRSGYRLPQLVADVGAVIERLGVDNVHLLAHDWGSIQAWAAVTDDTVMGKVASFTSVSGPHLSCVGKFLRSARTPRALFDVAKQILASSYIWFFLCPRVPELAIRFRATVKVFDAVERIGGASAGTRRGAAYRSTDDYLNGLNLYRANMPAPILSPPAQLPQTTVPVQVLVARQDYFVSPALQRFTGSIPQGSRVVPIEGGHWVVTAYPDVIARLTGEWVDLIAQSTDRRGLGQM is encoded by the coding sequence ATGACGACCGAAGTGGCTTCAACCGCGGTCGCCGCCTCCGACGGCGTGCGGCTGGCGGTGCACACCTACACCGACATCGATCCCGGGCGGCCCACCATACTGGCCATCCACGGCTACCCCGATAACCATCACGTGTGGGACGGGGTTGCCACGGCGTTGGGTCGCCGATTCAACGTGGTGGCGTACGACGTGCGTGGCGCCGGCCAATCCTCAACGCCGGCAGACCGTTCCGGGTATCGGCTCCCACAGCTGGTTGCCGACGTCGGCGCGGTGATCGAGCGCCTCGGCGTGGACAACGTGCACCTGCTGGCCCACGACTGGGGGTCGATCCAGGCCTGGGCGGCGGTCACCGACGACACGGTGATGGGTAAGGTCGCCTCGTTCACATCGGTCTCGGGGCCCCATCTGAGTTGCGTGGGCAAGTTCCTGCGGTCAGCGCGCACGCCGCGGGCGCTTTTCGACGTGGCCAAGCAAATCCTGGCCTCGTCCTACATCTGGTTCTTCCTGTGCCCGCGCGTGCCGGAGCTGGCGATCCGCTTCCGGGCGACGGTGAAAGTTTTTGATGCGGTTGAGCGCATCGGTGGGGCGAGCGCCGGCACTAGGCGCGGTGCGGCGTACCGCTCTACCGACGACTATCTCAACGGGCTGAATCTGTACCGCGCGAACATGCCGGCACCAATCCTGTCACCCCCGGCGCAATTGCCGCAGACCACCGTGCCGGTGCAGGTGCTGGTCGCACGCCAGGACTATTTCGTATCTCCTGCGCTGCAACGGTTTACCGGATCCATTCCGCAGGGCAGCAGGGTCGTGCCGATTGAGGGCGGCCACTGGGTGGTCACCGCGTATCCCGACGTCATCGCCCGGCTCACCGGTGAGTGGGTCGACCTGATCGCCCAGTCCACCGACCGTCGCGGCCTAGGCCAGATGTGA
- a CDS encoding PDR/VanB family oxidoreductase: MIVTQTIWDGIPADLYGRRKRDRMYTALYGVGALFGGLASASRWTSSRVRSVQRTTTAVVTNRELLAPDVVALTLADPAGGLLPSWTPGAHIDVRLPSGRRRQYSLCGAPGRRTDYRIAVRRIAEGGGGSIEMHDTLHVGDQFEFEGPRNAFYLVTDEREVLFVIGGIGVTPILPMIQTAQQRGINWRAVYAGCGREYMPLLDEVIAVDPDRVTVWADDERGRFPTASELLADAGPATAVYVCGPTAMLESVRIARNEHADAPLHYERFGPPPVVDGVPFELELARSQRVLRVPGNRSALDVMLDRDSTTAYSCQQGFCGTCKVKVLGGQVDRRGRAAEGDDEMLVCVSRAKSGRVVIDA, from the coding sequence ATGATTGTGACACAGACTATTTGGGATGGCATTCCGGCCGACTTGTACGGCCGCCGCAAACGTGACCGGATGTACACGGCGTTGTACGGGGTCGGTGCGTTGTTCGGCGGCCTGGCCTCGGCGTCGCGGTGGACGTCCTCGCGGGTGCGGTCCGTGCAGCGCACCACCACCGCGGTCGTCACCAACCGCGAACTGCTGGCGCCCGATGTGGTTGCGTTGACGCTGGCCGACCCGGCCGGGGGATTGTTGCCGTCCTGGACACCCGGCGCGCATATCGACGTTCGGTTGCCATCGGGTCGCCGCCGGCAGTACTCGCTGTGTGGTGCGCCCGGTCGGCGCACCGACTACCGTATCGCGGTGCGCCGCATCGCCGAGGGCGGCGGTGGCTCGATCGAAATGCACGACACCTTGCACGTGGGCGACCAATTCGAGTTCGAAGGCCCGCGCAACGCGTTCTACCTCGTGACCGACGAGCGCGAGGTGTTGTTCGTGATCGGCGGCATCGGGGTGACACCGATCCTGCCCATGATCCAAACGGCTCAGCAGCGCGGAATCAATTGGCGCGCGGTGTATGCCGGTTGCGGCCGGGAGTACATGCCGCTGCTCGACGAGGTGATCGCGGTGGACCCGGACCGGGTCACCGTGTGGGCCGACGACGAGCGCGGCCGATTCCCCACCGCGTCCGAGTTGCTTGCCGACGCCGGGCCGGCGACGGCTGTCTACGTGTGTGGCCCCACCGCCATGCTGGAATCGGTGCGCATCGCGCGTAACGAACACGCCGATGCGCCGTTGCATTACGAACGCTTCGGCCCTCCGCCGGTGGTCGACGGGGTTCCCTTCGAACTGGAACTGGCCCGCTCGCAGCGGGTGCTGCGTGTGCCTGGGAACCGGTCGGCGCTGGACGTCATGCTCGACCGCGATTCGACCACCGCGTACTCCTGCCAGCAGGGGTTCTGCGGCACCTGCAAGGTCAAAGTGCTTGGCGGGCAGGTCGATCGCCGCGGGCGTGCCGCGGAAGGCGATGACGAAATGCTGGTCTGCGTCTCCCGCGCGAAATCCGGACGCGTGGTGATCGACGCCTGA
- a CDS encoding thioester reductase domain-containing protein, producing METLIDYLHKWEAQRPDQTLFRFVDADGRELEHYTYQAFAERTRELAAYLSREAGLKSGDRALLVYPPGLEMIAALYACARIGVIAVPVSPPLPMSFDSGLAKLSFIARDCQAVAVLSTKQFEYDFRQLLGQRDGEQVWTRGSDAGLPELPWYATDGAQDFGGAPVADTPGEVLFLQYTSGSTSDPKGVIVTHANVIANGFAFTGDVVLASWLPQHHDMGLISAYMFIVLLGGSTHAMSPLDFLARPSSWLRLISDVRATHTPGPNFALEYCLREDKLPDSELAGVDLSSLECIVVGAEPLRANTFARFRERFAEHGLRPEALTGAYGMAESTLIVSIRGRQTIAVNKRGLERNVARVEKALPENSNQVPLVSCGKPIEGTLVRIVDPESRQALPEGRVGEVWLAGPSKGAGYWNRPELTAEMFGARVAGDDEHTYLRTGDLGFLYEGELFVCGRSKDLIIVRGVNCYPSDIEAVVERSAAHVRSGCVAAFSVEHDESEALIVVAEVRDEHNLPDAKAMARAIRRHCHIDPHAIVFAPPRSIPKTTSGKIRRASTRQLWLDDKLPAFTSWINQSANRAHDGLAGGPLERFRNLIESYDLTGDEDCSFADLGIDSLALAELRTDLQALLEENGAGELAEEVNTRLLQRLTVSEFFGLISQFGEGSGQPLDALRRALDQISAEYEADEAAQMRADAALPLPELAPARPGEPTDLLLTGATGFLGPFLVNSLLTRTSYTVHALVRATDAAHGLDRIVASLRRAQLWTPALEADVRARVRIICGDLAEPALGIGEAAFQQLAQDVDAVVHNGALVNYVRTYDALRPANVEGTRELLRLAMTNHRKAFHLVSSTFIYGWSTQPVVGEWDANEKMAGLDFGYSQTKWVGEQLALAAQRKGLDVRIYRPSLISPTRAGFGSQDDILVRLTAFMIEHGVAVNALNQISLLPADLIADHIVTLMGLPDESGSVFNMTADDYYNLTDVTRILSERYGYRFEYHDIPSFTEQLNRRCTPNDQMYPLVDFLTRSADKIAAMRDKRYDNTQYRHRRGLTKVRLREPALTETVDHLVRFLRSERLITEVEDEAQRSA from the coding sequence ATGGAGACGCTGATCGATTACCTGCACAAGTGGGAAGCGCAGAGGCCGGACCAGACCCTCTTCCGGTTTGTCGACGCCGACGGCCGCGAACTCGAGCACTACACCTACCAGGCCTTCGCCGAACGCACCCGCGAGCTGGCCGCTTACCTGTCCCGGGAGGCCGGCCTCAAGTCAGGCGATCGTGCGCTGCTGGTTTACCCGCCCGGTCTGGAGATGATCGCGGCGCTGTATGCGTGCGCGCGGATCGGAGTCATCGCCGTTCCGGTCAGCCCTCCCTTGCCGATGTCCTTCGATTCCGGGCTCGCCAAGCTCAGTTTCATCGCCCGCGACTGCCAGGCCGTGGCCGTGTTGTCGACCAAGCAGTTCGAATACGACTTCCGCCAGTTGCTGGGCCAGCGTGACGGCGAGCAGGTCTGGACGCGCGGATCCGATGCCGGCCTGCCGGAGCTGCCCTGGTACGCGACCGACGGCGCGCAGGACTTCGGCGGCGCTCCCGTCGCGGACACCCCCGGCGAGGTGCTTTTCCTGCAATACACCTCGGGCTCGACCAGCGATCCCAAGGGCGTGATCGTCACCCACGCCAACGTCATCGCCAACGGCTTTGCCTTCACCGGCGACGTGGTGCTGGCCTCGTGGCTGCCGCAGCACCACGACATGGGGCTGATCTCGGCCTACATGTTCATCGTGCTGCTTGGCGGCTCGACGCACGCGATGTCGCCTCTGGACTTCCTCGCCCGGCCGTCGTCGTGGCTTCGGCTCATCAGCGACGTGCGCGCCACCCACACGCCGGGGCCCAACTTCGCGCTCGAATACTGCCTGCGCGAGGACAAGCTGCCCGACTCCGAATTGGCCGGCGTCGACCTGAGCAGCCTCGAATGCATCGTGGTGGGGGCAGAGCCGCTGCGCGCCAACACCTTCGCTCGCTTCCGGGAGCGGTTCGCCGAGCACGGTCTGCGGCCCGAGGCACTCACCGGCGCCTACGGCATGGCCGAATCCACCCTGATTGTGTCGATTCGCGGGCGCCAGACCATCGCGGTGAACAAGCGTGGGCTGGAGCGCAACGTCGCTCGCGTCGAAAAGGCACTGCCGGAGAACAGCAATCAGGTCCCGTTGGTCAGCTGCGGCAAGCCCATCGAGGGAACCCTGGTGCGCATCGTCGATCCGGAATCGCGGCAGGCGCTGCCCGAGGGGCGGGTCGGCGAGGTCTGGCTGGCCGGACCCTCCAAGGGGGCCGGCTACTGGAATCGTCCGGAACTCACCGCGGAGATGTTCGGCGCCCGCGTCGCAGGCGATGACGAGCACACCTATCTGCGGACCGGCGATCTGGGCTTCCTCTACGAGGGCGAGCTGTTCGTCTGCGGCCGCAGCAAGGACCTGATCATCGTCCGCGGCGTCAACTGCTACCCCTCCGACATCGAAGCCGTCGTCGAGCGCTCTGCCGCGCACGTGCGTAGCGGCTGCGTCGCCGCCTTCTCGGTTGAGCACGACGAGTCCGAAGCGCTGATCGTCGTCGCCGAGGTGCGCGACGAGCACAACCTTCCGGACGCCAAGGCCATGGCCCGTGCGATCCGGCGGCACTGCCACATCGACCCGCACGCGATCGTCTTCGCACCGCCGCGCAGCATTCCCAAGACCACGTCGGGGAAGATCCGGCGCGCCTCTACCCGCCAACTGTGGCTGGACGACAAGCTGCCCGCCTTCACGAGCTGGATCAACCAGTCGGCCAACCGGGCTCACGATGGGCTGGCAGGCGGTCCGCTGGAGCGCTTCCGCAACCTCATCGAGAGCTACGACCTCACCGGCGACGAGGACTGCTCGTTCGCCGATCTCGGCATCGACTCGCTGGCGCTGGCCGAACTCCGCACGGACCTGCAGGCGCTGCTGGAGGAGAACGGCGCGGGCGAGCTGGCCGAGGAGGTCAACACTCGCCTGCTGCAGCGGCTGACGGTGTCCGAATTCTTCGGGCTGATAAGCCAATTCGGCGAGGGATCCGGTCAGCCGCTCGACGCACTGCGCCGGGCGCTGGATCAGATCTCCGCCGAGTACGAGGCCGACGAGGCCGCCCAGATGCGCGCCGACGCGGCACTGCCGCTGCCGGAACTGGCACCCGCGCGGCCGGGTGAGCCCACCGACCTCCTGCTCACCGGGGCGACCGGATTCCTGGGGCCGTTCCTGGTGAACAGCCTGCTGACGCGCACCTCCTACACGGTGCACGCACTGGTGCGCGCCACGGACGCCGCGCACGGCCTGGACCGCATCGTCGCCTCGCTGCGTCGCGCCCAGTTGTGGACACCGGCGCTGGAAGCCGACGTCCGTGCACGGGTCCGCATCATCTGCGGCGATCTCGCCGAGCCCGCGCTGGGCATCGGCGAGGCGGCCTTTCAACAGCTGGCGCAGGACGTCGATGCCGTCGTGCACAACGGCGCCCTGGTCAACTACGTCCGCACCTACGACGCCCTGCGTCCCGCCAACGTGGAGGGCACCCGAGAGCTGTTGCGGCTGGCAATGACCAACCACCGCAAGGCTTTCCACCTCGTCTCCAGCACCTTCATCTACGGCTGGAGCACCCAGCCGGTGGTCGGGGAGTGGGACGCCAACGAAAAGATGGCCGGCCTGGACTTCGGCTACTCGCAGACCAAGTGGGTCGGCGAGCAGCTGGCACTGGCCGCGCAGCGCAAGGGACTCGACGTCCGTATCTACCGGCCCTCGCTGATCTCGCCGACCCGGGCGGGCTTCGGCAGCCAGGACGACATCCTGGTGCGGCTCACGGCGTTCATGATCGAGCACGGCGTCGCCGTCAACGCGCTCAACCAGATCAGCCTGCTGCCGGCGGACCTGATCGCGGATCACATCGTCACGCTGATGGGCCTGCCGGACGAGTCGGGAAGCGTCTTCAACATGACCGCGGACGACTACTACAACCTCACCGACGTCACCAGGATCCTGTCCGAGCGGTACGGGTATCGCTTTGAGTACCACGACATCCCGTCGTTCACCGAGCAGCTGAACCGCCGCTGCACGCCGAACGACCAGATGTACCCACTGGTCGACTTCCTCACCCGGTCGGCGGACAAGATCGCGGCGATGCGGGACAAGCGCTACGACAACACGCAATACCGACACCGGCGGGGGCTGACCAAGGTGCGCCTGCGCGAGCCGGCCCTGACCGAAACGGTCGACCATCTGGTCCGGTTCTTGCGCAGCGAGCGCTTGATCACTGAGGTGGAGGACGAGGCGCAGCGCAGCGCCTAG
- a CDS encoding cation:proton antiporter, protein MQNGHVQGFGFNTLALLTAVGFAGPVLASVPRLRIPVIVGELIAGLVIGKTGFGVVDATDPTFQLFANIGFALVMFVVGSHVPVRDPAMRSAVPKALARAVLAGAAAAALGFGLARQFGTGHAALYAVLMASSSAAMTLPMIDSLRLRGPQVLSVTAQIAIANAACIVLLPLVIDFHHAATAALGGLTITGCGVLLFVVLRWVDRRGWRQRMHDYSHQNQLALELRINLLVLFGLAMLAVSTDVSIMLAGFALGLVIATVGEPRRLARQLFGITEGFFSPVFFVWLGASLQVRELGSQPKYLLLGVGLGLGGVLAHCVGRLLGQPLTYAVMSCTQLGVAVAAATIGTQRHLLAAGEASALMFGSLLTIACTSIAGALAARDRGAAEPDEPAKAAEPVR, encoded by the coding sequence GTGCAAAATGGCCACGTGCAGGGATTCGGCTTTAACACCTTGGCGCTGCTGACCGCCGTCGGTTTCGCCGGCCCGGTGCTGGCCTCGGTGCCACGCCTGCGGATACCGGTGATCGTCGGCGAACTCATCGCGGGGCTGGTCATCGGCAAGACCGGTTTCGGCGTCGTCGATGCCACCGACCCGACCTTCCAATTATTCGCCAACATCGGCTTCGCGCTGGTGATGTTCGTCGTGGGCAGCCATGTACCGGTGCGGGACCCCGCGATGCGTTCGGCCGTGCCGAAGGCGTTGGCCCGAGCGGTCCTGGCCGGCGCCGCCGCGGCGGCCCTGGGGTTCGGGCTGGCCAGGCAGTTCGGCACCGGACACGCGGCGCTCTACGCCGTGCTGATGGCCTCGTCCTCGGCGGCCATGACGTTGCCGATGATCGACTCGCTGCGGCTGCGCGGGCCGCAGGTGCTGTCCGTGACCGCGCAGATCGCCATCGCGAATGCGGCCTGTATCGTATTGCTGCCCTTGGTAATTGACTTCCATCATGCGGCCACGGCGGCGCTGGGCGGGTTAACGATCACAGGCTGCGGGGTGCTGCTTTTCGTGGTGCTGCGCTGGGTCGACCGCCGGGGCTGGCGTCAACGCATGCACGACTATTCGCACCAGAATCAGCTGGCGCTGGAATTGCGGATCAACTTGCTGGTGCTGTTCGGACTGGCGATGCTGGCCGTCAGCACCGACGTGTCGATCATGCTGGCGGGCTTCGCGCTTGGGTTGGTGATCGCCACGGTCGGCGAGCCGCGGCGCCTGGCGCGCCAGTTGTTCGGCATCACCGAGGGCTTCTTCAGCCCGGTGTTCTTCGTCTGGCTCGGCGCCTCGCTTCAGGTACGCGAGCTGGGATCGCAGCCGAAATACCTTCTGCTCGGCGTGGGTCTGGGGCTGGGCGGTGTGCTGGCGCACTGTGTCGGACGCCTGCTCGGCCAGCCGCTCACCTACGCGGTGATGTCCTGCACGCAGCTCGGCGTGGCGGTGGCCGCCGCCACCATCGGCACCCAGCGGCACCTGCTTGCCGCGGGCGAAGCGTCGGCGTTGATGTTCGGCTCGCTGCTGACCATCGCCTGCACATCGATCGCGGGTGCTCTCGCGGCACGCGACCGGGGTGCCGCCGAACCGGACGAGCCCGCCAAGGCCGCCGAGCCCGTTCGATAA
- a CDS encoding diacylglycerol/lipid kinase family protein: protein MYLGIIVNPKARKNRAASADRIAGLRRIVGSRGEVHQTNSIEELRDAIRQLAPRVTHLVGDGGDGALHWLINEIERCVSDPQRWPAFVPTNGGSVNAVARKARVRGRPEGIIRALTAAAEADRPPPDVSLDTLVLDGETADGAAFHRLCFGLAAGGVGNRFYDRYYDSPDHGRLAVARVIGRSFGDYITSKVAPGRVKTPNFASILFTPTRARVVIDGDEVPSRTHSLLHAGAIDLRIGGPFRLFPKASEPGALHFQAGNLRPSKIVAQLPTALTNGMLRGEGLRDVIGHEMIIEAEDEPLSPIIDGERFLGIVKLVARAGPRIRIAQPA, encoded by the coding sequence ATGTACCTAGGCATCATCGTCAATCCGAAAGCGCGGAAGAATCGCGCCGCTTCCGCCGACCGCATCGCCGGACTGCGTCGCATCGTCGGCTCCCGCGGCGAGGTGCACCAGACCAACTCGATCGAGGAGCTTCGCGACGCCATCCGGCAGCTCGCCCCCCGTGTCACCCATCTGGTGGGCGACGGCGGCGACGGCGCACTGCACTGGTTGATCAACGAGATCGAGCGCTGCGTCAGCGATCCGCAACGCTGGCCCGCGTTCGTCCCGACCAATGGCGGCAGCGTCAATGCCGTGGCACGCAAGGCCCGGGTGCGCGGGCGACCCGAAGGGATCATCCGTGCGCTGACGGCCGCCGCCGAGGCCGACCGACCACCGCCCGACGTGAGCCTGGACACGTTGGTGCTCGACGGCGAAACCGCCGACGGCGCGGCGTTTCACCGGCTCTGCTTCGGGCTGGCGGCCGGCGGCGTCGGAAACCGGTTCTACGACCGGTATTACGACTCACCGGATCACGGTCGGCTGGCCGTCGCCCGGGTGATCGGCCGTAGCTTCGGCGACTACATCACCTCCAAAGTCGCCCCCGGCCGGGTGAAGACGCCGAATTTCGCCTCCATCCTGTTCACCCCGACCCGAGCGCGCGTGGTGATCGACGGCGACGAGGTCCCCTCGCGCACGCACAGCCTGCTGCACGCCGGCGCTATCGACTTGCGCATCGGTGGCCCGTTTCGGTTGTTCCCCAAGGCTTCCGAGCCCGGTGCGCTGCATTTTCAGGCCGGAAACCTGCGACCGTCCAAGATCGTGGCGCAGCTCCCGACGGCCCTGACCAACGGCATGCTGCGCGGCGAAGGGCTACGCGACGTCATCGGCCACGAGATGATCATCGAAGCCGAGGACGAGCCGCTGTCGCCCATAATCGACGGCGAGCGTTTCCTCGGCATCGTGAAACTGGTGGCCCGCGCGGGCCCGCGTATCCGCATCGCCCAGCCCGCGTAG